The Streptomyces durmitorensis genome contains the following window.
CCTGGAGCGCGACCACGCGTCGCACGCCGTCCTGGACGGTCAAGGGAGCACGCTCCAGGAGCAGTTGACGGCTGAGGGTCGCCCGGTTGAGTTCACGCTCACTGATCTTCACAGTCCTGGATTCTGCCCTCTCCGCTCTCCTTCCTCGTCAGTTCCGCCGGTCCGGCTCCGACCCGGCGAGCTCGTCGAAGAGCAGGGCGCAGTCGCCGGTCTGTCCCGTGCGGTAGGCGACGCGTGCCACCAGGTGCGCGGCGACGGGGTTGGTCAGGAGGTGGAAGAACACGACCAGGGCGAGCGTGCCCAGGTCGGCCCAGGAGCGCAGCCGCAGTGCGACGCCTGCGGTGATCAGGAGGATGCCGAGCGTCTGCGGGTTGGTCGCAGCGCTGCTCCGGGCGAGGACGTCGGGCAGCCGCAGCAGGCCGATGACTCCGGTCAGGCAGACCAGGGCGCCGAGGAGGAGCAGGGCCGCCCCTGCCAGGTCGGCCACCTCGTGCCAGGCGGTCACGGGCCCTCCTTGGGCGGGACGGGCCTCGGGACGGGACGCGGGGTGGGGCGGTCGCGTACGGCGATGAAGCGGGCGATGCCCACCGAGCTGGTGAAGCCGAGGAAGGCGATCACCAGCATGATCGACAGGTAGTAGCGGGTACGGGTGGACGCCGCTTGTACCCCGATCCCGGCCACCATCAGCGCCGCCGCGACATCGACGCCCACCGCGCGGTCGAGCATGGACGGGCCGCGCCGGATACGGATCAGGAGAAGCGCGCCCGCGAGCAGGATCACCGCCAGGGCGGCGTCGAGCAGGATGTTGTCCAGAGCGGTCATGGCCGGGGGTCCTTTCGTGCGGGAGACGGGGGATCGGGGTCCACGGCGACGCGCTCGATCTCGTCACGGGTGCCGAAGGCCCGCACGACCAGTGCCTCAAGTCGCCATACGTCACGGCGGGTTCGGCGCACCGCGTCGCGGTCGTCGGCGTCGGACATGTGCAGGTACAAGGTGGCGGTGGCGCCGTTCACCTCGACCAGGGCGCCACCCGGCACGCAGGAGACGGCGACGGCGGTCGCGGCGATCATCAGGTCGGTGCGGCACCGCAGTCGGACGGCGATCACGGCGGCGGGGCGCCTGCGGCCGCTCAGCGCCTGGCGGGTCACGGTGACGCTGGAGGCGACCATGTCGTACACCAAGTACCCCGCAAGGCGCACGATGCCCAGCGGGCGCAGGCGCAGCGCGAGGTCGACGGCCGGCAGCGGGAAGACGAGGCACAGCGCGACGGCGACCAGGACGCCGCTGACCAGATTGCCCCAGGTCGGCCCCGACCACAGCAGCATCCAGATCACCGTGAGCCAGGCGATCAGGGAGAGGTCCAGGCGGCGCGGGCGGCTCTTGGGGTCGGCGGAGCTCACGGGCCGAGCACCGCCGTGATGTACGGGGTCCTGGCCAGGAGTTCG
Protein-coding sequences here:
- a CDS encoding Na+/H+ antiporter subunit E; amino-acid sequence: MSSADPKSRPRRLDLSLIAWLTVIWMLLWSGPTWGNLVSGVLVAVALCLVFPLPAVDLALRLRPLGIVRLAGYLVYDMVASSVTVTRQALSGRRRPAAVIAVRLRCRTDLMIAATAVAVSCVPGGALVEVNGATATLYLHMSDADDRDAVRRTRRDVWRLEALVVRAFGTRDEIERVAVDPDPPSPARKDPRP
- a CDS encoding monovalent cation/H+ antiporter complex subunit F, producing the protein MTALDNILLDAALAVILLAGALLLIRIRRGPSMLDRAVGVDVAAALMVAGIGVQAASTRTRYYLSIMLVIAFLGFTSSVGIARFIAVRDRPTPRPVPRPVPPKEGP
- the mnhG gene encoding monovalent cation/H(+) antiporter subunit G: MTAWHEVADLAGAALLLLGALVCLTGVIGLLRLPDVLARSSAATNPQTLGILLITAGVALRLRSWADLGTLALVVFFHLLTNPVAAHLVARVAYRTGQTGDCALLFDELAGSEPDRRN